The Dioscorea cayenensis subsp. rotundata cultivar TDr96_F1 chromosome 18, TDr96_F1_v2_PseudoChromosome.rev07_lg8_w22 25.fasta, whole genome shotgun sequence genome includes the window ATCCAAAAACGattgtcgtctattattaaaaaaaaaaaatttcaaataattaattatattttattaaattaataaaaaagatgcCACATTAATGAAGGCGTGCGTGAGTGGGAGGGGTTGAAAACGTTGAATCAGCCTCCATTTAGCAGGGTCACATCAGTAAGTGGGGCCCATCtccacaattaaaaaaaaaaaaggaagtatGTGATACGGCTAGAGCCTAGAGGTCTCACTCAATTTTTGGGTGAAAAATCTTTGCAAAGAGCTAAACGCCCAAACCCATTGATTCTATGTGATCTTGCTTTATATCCATATCCATTATGATGAAAATGGTTGTGTTATTAAACCTCTCACGATGAAAGTTGTTGTGATTACTAGTCTAATCTGGAAAAGGCATTATAATTTAAGATCTCACAATAATTTATCCCTAGATTGAAGGGAATTTTTCATGCTAAATCACAAgtcttacttgttgtttgttgcttttgttatGTTGAATAGATcatagatttgtattttaagaaGGGAAGAATTGAAGATCCCGAAGATTTAAAAAAGTGCACAGCTGTTACAATACCATATTTCAGTATATGTAGATTGTAACTTTCTAAATTTTCTTCAACATCTGTAGTACTAAGTAAAAGCAGAGAGTTACTACAGACATGTTTAGGTCGTGTATATTTCAGTTTCATGATATCTCATAGTATGTTATAGTACTTATGTTACAACAAAAGGGCTTGTGTGAGCACCCTCTTAATACTATAGTCTAAAGAataatattttgacaaaaacatattaacaaaaatcttattatttggCCGAATGATATGTTACAAAGTAGTtcatataggaaaaaaaattattttttttttcaaaaatctattatttagcacctctgtttttttttcaaattagcttatttagtataaaaataatatatttttagaaaaatttgtttaatttattatttgatcttGACTTTAATAAACtatgatataacatataaaaaatatttttaaaaaaatattaataaaaatatattgtttacttttttgATTGTTTACTTGACCACGCCTAGAAAATTATGATTGTGTTTTTATagccttcattttttttaataaattagatgGATCAAACTATAATGATATGTTATTCAACCcatctataatatatatatatatatatattatatttttagagaatttttaaaatttatttttaattctttgagTCAAGCACCCGTTAATCTTTCTCTGACTTTCACCTCccgttatttttattaattaatgatatagaTGTTAAACACGTATctcaacaagaaaataaataaataaaaaataaatagccaTATGATTAATTGGTCAGACAAATTTATCCATAGTAATCATTacttaaatgataaattttattttataaatatgtaataaGTTAAGAACTCCAACTTACTCGAATGGTAGGAGTGCTCCTTgattataatttcataaattatttgaaagttaattaTATGGAATAATTGGACTAATAATCACTTCATCTTTCTTAAAACCAAGAAactgaaataatttttatacaacTTAACACTCCTGGTCCCCTTAAAGATTGCACATATGTGACCATAATTCATCAAAgagcaagcaaacaaaaaatCCCCATGGCCTCACCCACCGACCGAACCGCAACTCTCAAGGAGTTCGACGATACCAAAACCGGGGTCAAAGGCCTCGTTGACTCCGGCATCACTtcccttccggccatcttccacCAACACAACGCCCACCTCTCACTTCCTTCTGCCACCCACCTCTCAGTCCCCATCGTCGATCTCTCCCTCCCACACCCCATCGTGGTCGATCTCATCCACTCCGCATGCCGAGACTGGGGCATCTTCCAGCTCGTCAACCATGGCATCCCTCTCTCCACCATCGACAGCACCATCTCCGCCGTCCGATCCTTCAACGAGCTCCCCCCTGCCGTGCGATCTCAATACTACACGCGTACGCCCGTTGGCGGCCTCAGCTACTACTCGAACTTGGACCTGTTCTTGTCTGCCACGACGTGCTGGAGAGACACGTTGAAGATCGACTTGGCTCCGGTTCCGCCGGAGTTGAACCGGATTCCGGAGGTTTGCAGGGAGGCTCTGTTGACATGGGACGAGGTCGTGAAGGAGGTGGCAAAGGAAgtgatggtgatgatgtgtgAGGGCCTCGGAGTGGACCCGGGCAAGCTGGAGGAGATGACGTGTCTGGAAGGGAGGACAATGGTGGCACATTACTACCCGCCATGCCCGGAGCCGGATCTGGCGTTAGGGGCTATTGATCACACTGATCCCGGGGCTTTGACGGTTCTGATTCAAGACCAGATTGGGGGACTGCAGGTGAAGAGTGAAAGGGATGAGTGTTGGGTTGACGTGAAGCCCGTTCCTGGAGCTCTCGTTGTCTTCGCTGGTGATTTCCTTCAGGTACGTACGTATGCATGACTGCTTGAGATTATTAGcaaaataatagtttgatttaaattaataattcaatagaCTATACATCTAATTAATGTTGCATAATTCTGGGTTTTGCACCTGTTTACCTTAAAAATTCACCTAGTCATTTACATGCCTCAATGAAAcgaaatagtatatatatatatatatatattctctttaaAATTTAATCTGTTTATGTATAGGTTTCTATCTCATATACATGCACTATTAAAATATACTAGGCATTCTCATCGGCTTCGGATcggagttttaaaaattttgtgaggagttttgaggcaatattatatataaaataatataattaaataactcctAAAATGGAAACTATTGTATGCCTTggattttaaagattttttggacatttattgcataagtaattatgtgtaattaatattttttaattattaatattataattaatattaataaaatttaaatgttataaataatttaaaactgtTCTTTGAAACGCTCTCAGAGTAGATTatatatctactttaatagtatgtatagactattaaatattaaataatcaaCAAACGGTGCATAGATACttataaaaatttctaataGTTATAAACTTAACATTTTTTTACCTGTTACATCTTATTACTAAAAGGTTGTAATGGTGATTAgtcaatttttttctatttataacgttaaaaaattaagtttta containing:
- the LOC120281720 gene encoding 1-aminocyclopropane-1-carboxylate oxidase homolog 1-like: MASPTDRTATLKEFDDTKTGVKGLVDSGITSLPAIFHQHNAHLSLPSATHLSVPIVDLSLPHPIVVDLIHSACRDWGIFQLVNHGIPLSTIDSTISAVRSFNELPPAVRSQYYTRTPVGGLSYYSNLDLFLSATTCWRDTLKIDLAPVPPELNRIPEVCREALLTWDEVVKEVAKEVMVMMCEGLGVDPGKLEEMTCLEGRTMVAHYYPPCPEPDLALGAIDHTDPGALTVLIQDQIGGLQVKSERDECWVDVKPVPGALVVFAGDFLQVRTYA